The following is a genomic window from Fusobacterium perfoetens.
TCTATCTTAAAGTGCGGATTTTCAAAATATGAAAACTCACACATATAAATACCAATCCAAGAAAAATCTGAAGATGTAAATTTTTTATTCTCAATATTGATACACTAATACTCAATGTTAAAAGAACTAAAGCATTTATTTTGTTTTTCAAAGTAATTCCTTTTCTCTCATAATAGTCCTTTATATATCCCCCACAAACTTTATTATTTAATAAAAACTTGTGAAATTTTTCAGAAGATTTACTAAAAAAATAAGCACTCAAAAGATAAAAAGGTGTTGTTGGAAGTAGTGGTATTATTATCCCAACTGTTCCAAAAATCAAAGATATTACCCCTAATATTATAAAAATATTTTTTTTAATCATATATTATTTTCCTCCAACTTTTTCACAAAAATAATAATACTACAAAAATTAAAATATATCAATAACAAAAAAAATATTTTAAAATTATTTGACACGCAAAATAAAATATGGTATAACGTTTATGATTTTAAAAAATTATTTTTTTGCGAAAGGATTGGTTAAGTTTTATGAAAAAAATTATGATTCTTGCTCTTATAGCTTCAGCTAGTGCTTATTCAGCCACAGAAATACAACTTGATAAAACTGTTGTTTCTTCTACAACTGGATTTGAAAAACCGATAGTTGAAGAAAATAAAAATATTATTCTTATCACTTCTGAAGATATCTCTAAAAAACAATACACTGATGTAGAAAGTATTTTAAGAGATACTCCAAATGTAGTTATTCAAGAAACTGAATTTGGACCTGTGGTTAATCTAAGAGGAAGTGGAGAACGTTCAATGAGCAGAGTAAAAACTATGGTTGATGGTGTTACTATTACTCCTTTAGAAGAGGCTATGGGAACTTTGCCTATTAACTCTATTCCTGTTGGTGCTATTGAAAAAATTGAGATTATTCCTGGAGGAGGAGCTACTTTATATGGAAGTGGAACTACTGGAGGAGTTGTAAATATTATTACAAAATCAAATGCTAGAAAAGATTTTATAAATGCTGATGTAAAATATGGTTCTTTTGCTACTAAAGATACTGGCATTGCTTTTGGTCAAAATATTACTGATAATCTTTATGTAAATTTTGCTGGTCAATATGTAGATAAAAATGGTTACAGAGAAAATGAAGAACTTGAATCAAAAAGTTTTAACGGTGGATTTGATTATAAAATAAATGATAAACATAGGGTTAAATTCCAATCAACTTATTATGACGATGAGGGAACAAGCTCAACAGCTGTAGAAAATTCTATCCTAGAACACAATAGAAAAAAAGCTGGAGATAATATTTCTTCTGATTCAACGAGAGAATCTTTTGCTTTAGATTATGAATATAAACCCCTTGATAATTTTACTTTCTATGCTACTGCTTTTAAAACAAAGTATGAAAGAAATTTTATTCAAGATGATTTAATGGGCAAAGAACAAGTAGCTGAAATGATAAAATCAAATATGCCTTCTAAGCCAGAACTGGACACAATAAAAAATAGTTTAAAGATAACTGATGATGTAAAAGGAACAATGACTGGAAACTTTATAGAAAAAACTGAGGGAATTAAACTAAAATCAAAATATGATTATAGTAGGGGAAGTTTAGTTTTTGGTTATGATTATACAGCTACTAATTTGAAAAGAAATAGTTTAGTAAATACTGATTCTTTCACTGGAAAAGTAATGGGTATGAATTTTAATGCCATATTTAAAACTGATACCTTTGTAGATATGAATAAAGATACTCACGCTTTATATACTTTAAACGATTATAAATTAACTGACAGATTAAATCTAATAACAGGTTTAAGATATGAATATTCAAAATATAATGGAAATAGATTAACAAATACTAAACCAAATATTAATGTTGAATTTAAACCAGGTTCTGGAATATATAATCCTATGTCTATATCTGTTCCTTCAAAAACTTCTGAAGTAGATAGAACTATTGATAACTTTGCTGGAGAAATTGGACTTAATTATAAATACAGTGACACTGGAAATATTTATTCAAGATATGAAAGAGGATTTATCTCTCCACTTCCAACACAACTTACAAATAAAATAAACAATGGAAAATCAACAGAATATCAAGATAGTAATCTTGATTCAGAAACTATTGATAGTATCGAATTTGGTGTAAAAGATTTTATTGGAAATTCTTATGTTTCAGCTACAATTTTTGCATCTCAAACAAATGATAAGATAGCTACTCTTGATAGAAATTCTGATAACCCAGCTACAAAACTTTGGAGATTTGTAAATATTGGAAAAACTAGAAGAATAGGAACTGAATTTTATTCTGAACAATATTTTGATAAATTAACTCTTAATCAATCTATTTCTTACGTAGATGCTAAAATAACTAAAGTTGGCAATGTAAATGATGGAGAAAGTTATCTTCAAAAAGGGGATAAAGTTCCTATGGTTTCAGATTGGAAAATTACTTTGGGAGCAGATTATAATTTAACTGACAGATTATCTTTTGGAGCAAATTATACATACAACAGTGGATATGAAAAAAGAGAGCTTGCTGAAAGTGGTAAAACTCCTAAAACTATAAAGACTTCAGGATATGGAGTTACTGATGCCTATATTAGATATAATGTAAGTGATTATTTCACTCTAAAAGGTGGTATAAATAATCTATTCAATGAAGAATATAATTATTATGAAACTTCTACAACATCTATCCCAGCTCCCGAAAGAAATTATTATATCTCTGGAAGTTTCACTTTCTAGTTTTACATAACTTTATATAGAAAAAACTCAGTTGTATCTCTACAACTGAGCTTTTATTTATAAAACTATTTTAATTATAAGCTTTCAGCGAATGCTTGTAATGAAGTTCTAGCTTGTCCGAAGTCAACCATTTGTTGGTCAAATCCAAATTTGATATGAGGTAATCCAACTTCATCAAGAGCTTTTCTTAATGATGGATATTCTAATTCTTCTGGGTCACAGAATTGCATCATAGCGATGATAACTCCATCTGCTCCAGCTTCTTTAGCTT
Proteins encoded in this region:
- a CDS encoding YbaN family protein, with protein sequence MIKKNIFIILGVISLIFGTVGIIIPLLPTTPFYLLSAYFFSKSSEKFHKFLLNNKVCGGYIKDYYERKGITLKNKINALVLLTLSISVSILRIKNLHLQIFLGLVFICVSFHILKIRTLR
- a CDS encoding TonB-dependent receptor, with product MKKIMILALIASASAYSATEIQLDKTVVSSTTGFEKPIVEENKNIILITSEDISKKQYTDVESILRDTPNVVIQETEFGPVVNLRGSGERSMSRVKTMVDGVTITPLEEAMGTLPINSIPVGAIEKIEIIPGGGATLYGSGTTGGVVNIITKSNARKDFINADVKYGSFATKDTGIAFGQNITDNLYVNFAGQYVDKNGYRENEELESKSFNGGFDYKINDKHRVKFQSTYYDDEGTSSTAVENSILEHNRKKAGDNISSDSTRESFALDYEYKPLDNFTFYATAFKTKYERNFIQDDLMGKEQVAEMIKSNMPSKPELDTIKNSLKITDDVKGTMTGNFIEKTEGIKLKSKYDYSRGSLVFGYDYTATNLKRNSLVNTDSFTGKVMGMNFNAIFKTDTFVDMNKDTHALYTLNDYKLTDRLNLITGLRYEYSKYNGNRLTNTKPNINVEFKPGSGIYNPMSISVPSKTSEVDRTIDNFAGEIGLNYKYSDTGNIYSRYERGFISPLPTQLTNKINNGKSTEYQDSNLDSETIDSIEFGVKDFIGNSYVSATIFASQTNDKIATLDRNSDNPATKLWRFVNIGKTRRIGTEFYSEQYFDKLTLNQSISYVDAKITKVGNVNDGESYLQKGDKVPMVSDWKITLGADYNLTDRLSFGANYTYNSGYEKRELAESGKTPKTIKTSGYGVTDAYIRYNVSDYFTLKGGINNLFNEEYNYYETSTTSIPAPERNYYISGSFTF